A single genomic interval of Apium graveolens cultivar Ventura unplaced genomic scaffold, ASM990537v1 ctg5256, whole genome shotgun sequence harbors:
- the LOC141702510 gene encoding uncharacterized protein LOC141702510: MDLMLKDLNEPLSIEVANRDKVSVNQFCPRCQIEICGHFFSVDLIPFQLGEFDVILGMDWLSQHKANTDCKKKKVLTYSEDNRRIVYQGRKQDKNFFSILEAKRLLRQGCEAYLVHVVDIEKRVPGLEEIPVVNEFSNVFPDEFPGLPPDREIEFSTDLIPGAEPVSK; the protein is encoded by the coding sequence ATGGATTTAATGTTGAAGGATCTAAATGAGCCCTTGTCTATAGAGGTAGCTAATCGGGATAAAGTTTCAGTAAACCAGTTTTGTCCTAGATGTCAAATAGAAATTTGTGGGCATTTCTTTTCGGTGGATTTAATACCCTttcagttaggagagtttgatgtaattctaggaatggattggttgtctcagCATAAGGCAAATactgattgtaagaaaaagaaagttttgaCATATTCAGAAGATAATAGAAGGATAGTTTATCAAGGACGGAAGCAGGACAAGAATTTTTTTTCTATATTGGAAGCAAAGAGGTTattgagacaaggatgtgaagcgtattTAGTCCATGTTGTGGACATTGAGAAGAGGGTACCCGGATTGGAGGAaattccagtagttaatgaattttcaaatgtgtttccagacgagtttCCAGGATTACCACCAGATCGGGAGATTGAGTTTTCTACTGATCTAATTccgggagcagaaccagtttcaaag